The Plantactinospora sp. KBS50 sequence GCCGGCGCTGCCGAGCACCCCGGCGCAGGCCGCGGACGTCCCGTCGTTGAAGGCGCGGACGTACTGGCCCAGGACGCCCGCCGTGATGACGGTCTGGCCGCCGAGTACGGACAGCGGCGGGTTGGTGTCCCCGGAGATGGACTCGGTCGTGCCGTCGTTGGTGGCGGTGGCCGTTCCGGAGCTTGCCAGACCGCCTCCGACCAGGCTGATCTGCAACGCCGAGGCGCTGGCCTGTGACGTGTCGGCCAGCGCCGGCGAGGCGATGACCAGGGCCATCGTCAGGCCGCCGGCGATTGCCGCGGCGGTCCGGGCGAGGCCCGATCCTAGCTTGTGCATGTGAGATCTCTCTTTCCGTGCTTCGTGGCGATGTTGGGATGGTTCGCCGGGGTGGACTGCACGGGGGGATGCGGGCCCGTGGGGGCACCGCTGGGAGGGGCGTCGTCGAGGGTGGCGGCGCCGGTCGGCCGGGCCGGGTTCGTTGCGCCGCGGGCGCGGCCGGGACGCCGGGTCTGGTCGCCCACCCGGTCGGTCTTCTGCCACTCGGACCGGGACGCGAGCAGCCGGCCGAAGGCGACCCAGACGGCCACCGACTGCAGATAGCTGTAGAACCAGTGACCGACGCCCAGGCTCACCGCCGCGCCCATGGACAGGTGCGGCTCGCAGCGGTTGCGGTAGACCAGTCCCCAGACCGAGAAGGGAAGGACGCCGAAGACCGCCACCAGCGGGATCACCCCCAGCCGCCCGCGGTCCACCAGCCGAGGAGGCCGTCGGGAGTGCGGGCGACGTACCAGCCGAGGACGGCCAGACAGCCGAGGTAGATCGGGGTGCCGATGAGCTGGAACCAGGGGGCGGCGAGGAAGTGTGCGATCTCCAGGGTGGCGGAGTTGCCGATGCGCCGGGAGTGCAGGACGGCGCCCAGGTAGCGGGCACACTGCATCGAGCCCTGCGCCCAGCGGGCGCGTTGCCGGATGAGCGGCCGGACCCGGGTCAGCGCCTCCTGGGCGACCCAGGTCTCGGGGCAGTACTCGGTGCGGCTGCCCTGGAGCAGGATGTGCAGGCCGAGTTCGAAGTCCTCCAGCAGCGCGCCGTGCCACGGGGTGCCGTGCGCGGCGGCGAGTTGCTTCAGCAGGGACGCGCGGGTGAACTGGCCGTTGCCGCCCATGGCGACGCTGGCGGTGCGCCGGCGCAGGGACTGCATGGCGGCGATCGGTGCCCGGAACTCCATGTCCTGCAGCCGGACCAGCAGCCGGGACAGCCGCCCGAGACCGGTGCTGGGCCGGGCGCACTGCATCATCCGGACCTCGACCTGTACGGCGGCCACGTCCGCGGATCCGAAGTAGCGGGGGCCGGCGAGCGCGGCACGGCAGCGGGGGTCCAGGTAGCTGTCGGCGTCCAGGACGCCGACGATGATGCGTTCGGGATCGGTCTGGGCCGGCAGCCGGGATTCGATCGCCTGCCAGGCGGCGTTGAGCGCGGCCCCCTTGCCCTGCATCGCGTCCGGCAGCCGCCGGGACACGATCCGGACCCGGGGATCGGCGGCGAACGAGTGCAGGATCGCGCCGGTGCCGTCCTCGGATGCGTCGTCGACGCACCAGACCGTGACCTCGGGCAGGTCGCGGAGCAGCCGGTGCAGGGTGCCGGCGATGACGCTGCTCTCGTTGCGGCACGGAATGACGACGTGCCAGTCGAAGCGGGTGTGGTCGCCGCCGGTGGAGCGCTGCGTGCGCAGGTGCAGCACCAGGATGCTCAGCACGTAGGCGCAGAAGTAGACGCAGAGCAGGAACGCCGCGGTGTTCAGGACGGCGAGCGACTGGATCTCAATGGGCACCGCGTGCCCTCCTCGACCGGTCCCCGCGTCCGACGAGGAGAAGGAAGACGACGGTGACGGCGATCAGCCCGATCGTGCTGATCACGGAGCCGATCAGCACGTGGCTCCGTTCGTAGCCGACCTCGAAGCCCCAGATCTGCATCGACAGGACGACGGCGGTGAGCCGGATCTGGTTGACGACCACGAGCAGGCCGACCGCCAGGGCCACCGCGATCACGGCCCGGGGGACCGTGATCCGCCGGAAGCCGACCAGCAGTCCGGCGAGGACGAACGGCGGGACCAGCAGGAGGGCGACCGAACAGCCGGTGGACACCAGGAAGCCGACCCAGCGGTGGTCGAGCGGGAAGATCACCGCGGCGCCCACGGCGGTGGTGTGGGCAAGGCCGGTCGCGGACACCAGTCGCGCGTTCAGCCCTGCCTCCACGACCGCCACGGCGTGCCACCAGCGCAGCAGCGCCGCGCCCACGGCGACGCCGGAGACGGCACCGAGCGACACCCGCAGCCAGCCCAGCGTCGAGCGGACCGTCGATCCTGTGTTCATCGCGGTCGGCGGCCCAGGGTGGCGACCCAGAGGAACGCTCCGAGCATGATCAGGCCTATCCCCACGAGCAGCCAGGAATGGACCGCTACCCCTGTGGTGGCCAGTCCTCCGCTGACCCACGGGCCTTTCGGCGGACCCCCGTACATCGCCATCACCCCTCGCCGCTAGTCGGTACTTCTACCTATAAAAGGAGCATATCGGGCACCAGGATGCTTGCACCCAGATCACATAAAGTGGGGAGGTATCGCCTCAGTGCCCCCGTCAGCGGGCGGCGCTCGCCGCCGCCGGCGCGGGCTCGGCCGTCTGTGGCTGGCGGGGCTGGTGTCCGCGCTGCGTCGCCCCGCCTCTGCGTCGCCGCGCCTCCCGGGCGGTCAGTTGTATCCCCTCGGCCACCCCGAGGGTGGGGCGCCAGCCGAGCTGCGCGAGCGCCTTGCTGCCGTCCAGCGCCATCCGGCGCGCCTCCTGGGGGTCCGGGTGCGGCACGTGGTGCGCGTCGATGTCGACGCCGACCGTCGAGCGCAGCAGCCGGAAGACGTCGTTGACGCTGGTCTGCCGGCCGGTCGCGATGTTGAGCAGCCCGGCACCCGGGTGGTGGCAGGCCCGGGCCACCGCGTCGGCCACGTCCGTGATGTGCACGAAGTCGCGGGTCTGCCGGCCGTCACCGTGGATCGTCGGCGGTCGCCCGTCCAGCAGCGCCTCCAGCATCCGGCCGACCACGCCGGACCCGCCGCCCCCGCCCGCCGGGGGCGGGCCGTAGACGTTGCCGAAGGCCAGGGCGGTGTAGGCCAGGTCGTGCTCCCGCCGGTACCAGTCCAGGTAGCAGACCCCGACCGCCTTGCTGATCCCGTACGGCGTCGTCACCGCCAGCGGACGGTTCTCGCGCAGCGGCAGGCTGTCCGCCGGCACGCTGCCGTAGATGGCGCTGCTGGCCGCGTGGACGAAGAGCCGGACCCCGCTGCGCACGCAGGCGTCGATCACGTTGATGGTCCCGAAGATGTTGACGTCGGCGTCGAACAGCGGCGACTCCTGGGCCGCGGGCAGGCTGCCCTGCGCCGCGAGATGCACCACCACGTCCGGCTCCCAGTCGTGGATCACCTCCATCGCCTCGGCGGTGCGGATGTCGCCCTTCAGGACGTCCGACTGGGACAGACCGCCGTACGCGGCGTCCGCGAGGTTCTCCACCCGGCCGGTGGAGAAGTCGTCCAACACCTTGACGTGAATGCCCATCAGCATGAGCCGGGCGACGACGTTGCTGCCGATGAAGCCGGCACCACCGGTCACGAGTACGCGGTTCGGGGCCGAGGTGGCGGGCGCGGTCGCCCCGGTCTGGGTGGACGTCATGTCCATCGTGAACTCCTTGACACAGGTTGCTTTTCGGCCGGTATCGGCGGAGTGGTCGCCCGATCCCGCTACATCAAGCAGGAGTATCAGGCGAACCAGCACGAAAGGGACGTAAACCCATATAGATGAGCAAGCTTTTCTTTCGCTAAAAATAGGTTTTTCTGCCCATTAATGCTCCATAGTGCTCAACAGGCTTCCTGTCCATGCAGGCAGAGGTGAGGGAGGTGCGATCAGGTGGGGCGATCACCGATCAGCGTTCCGGCCGACCGGCGATCGGCGGGCACGGCGGGACACGAGGACTGCCGACCGGCGGGCATCACCCGGTCCGGCAACGCCCGGCGTACCCCCGGCCGGCAGTCGGGGATCCCGGCCCGGCACCGTGCCGTGGTGGTGGAGCCGGCGCCGGGTTCGGCGACCGACCGCGACCGGCTCGACGCGGAGTTCGACGTCGTCCTGCGGCTGCCCGCCGACACCGGGGGCGAACGCCTGGCCGCCGCGCTGCGGCGGCTGCGCCCCCAACTGTTGCTGCTCAAGGACTCGCTGGAAAGCGTCGACGCCTCGACCGTGGCCGTGTGCCGGCAGTTCGGGGTGGAGATCTTCGTGCTGGCCCGGCCCGCCTACGGCCTGCTGCCCACGCCGAGCCTGCGCCGGTTCGGCGGGCTGCCGTGGATCAGACTCAGGTCGGGGCAGGGTCGCCGCACCGGCGAGCGGGTCAAGCGGGCGATCGATCTCGGCATCGTCGCGCTCAGCGCGGTGCTGGTGCTTCCGCTGGTGGCCAGCATCGCGATCGCCGTGTCGTTCACCGGTCCGCCGTTCTACCGCCAGCGGCGCGTCGGGGCGGGCGGTCACCACTTCCACATGATCAAGTTCCGCACCATGCGGCCCGGCGCGGAACGGGACAGCGGACCGGTGCTCGCCCAGCCGGGGGACGCCCGGATCACCCGGATCGGCGGGTTCCTGCGTCGCACCCGGCTGGACGAACTCCCGCAACTGTGGAACGTCGTGCGCGGCGAGATGAGCCTGGTCGGTCCCCGGCCGGAGCGGCCCGAGTTCATCACCGGGTTCCGGCAACTGCCGCACTACGACCTGCGACACCTGATTCGACCCGGTCTCACCGGCCTCGCCCAACTCACCGGCGGCTACGCGGCCACCGTGGAGGAGAAGCTTCGCTGCGATCTGCTCTACCTGAACTGCCGGTCGCTGCGGATGGACCTGACCCTGCTGGCGCTGACCGCGCTGGAACTCGTCCGGGGGTTCCCCCGTGGCTAGCGCGACCGGCACCGACGGCGGACGGCTGGTCCGCAACACGCTGAGCATGCTGGGCGCCCGGATCGTGGTGGCGCTGACCGGCCTGGTCGCCATGCCCGTCGTCTACCAGCACCTCGGCCCGGCGGCGTTCGGCGTCTGGGTGCTGCTGACCGGGCTGTTCGCGATCGCCACGCTGTTGGACCTCGGCCTCGGCGCCGCCCTCGTCCGCGAGGTGGCGGCCGTACCGACCGACACCGCGCCGTCCCGGGTGATCCGCCGGCTGCTCGGCCTGGGGCTGGCCTGGGGGCTGGTGCTGGGCACGCTCGTCTCCGGCGCCTTCGCCGTGGGTTGGCCGTGGATCGCGCAACTGCTGCGGCTGGGCGAGCTGACCCGCGACGCCTGGCACGCCACCCTGTGGCTGCTGCTCGGCGTGGTCGCCGGCGGTGTGGAACTGCCCTGGCGGGCCGTGCTGGAGGGGGTCCAACGCTACGGCGCGCTGGCGCTGGTGACCGCCGTCACCGCCGTGGTCGGCGCCGTTCTGGCGATCGTCGCGGTCCGCCTCGGCGGCGGGATCGTCGGGCTGGCCGCCAGCACCGCGGCCACCGGCGTGATCCGGGCGCTCGTGCTCGCCGGCATGGCCGAGCGGTGGTACCGGCACCTGACCCCCGCCTCGGCCGGCTGGCCGGGCGCGACCTGCGTCGGGTGGGCGGATACGGGCTGCGGGTGCAGGCCTCCAACGGGTCCGCCGCGGTCAACGTGGAGCTGGACCGGCTGGTGCTGGGCGGGTTCTTCGGGCCGACCGTGGCCGGCGACGTCGATCTCGGCACCCGGCTGCTCAACCTGTTGCGGCTGCCGCCCAGCCTGGGCCTGCTGGTGCTGTTTCCCACGGCCGTCCGGCGGGCCGCCACCGAGGGCCGGGCCTGGCTGGACACGTTCTACCTGACCGCGGTGCGCTGCCTGGCCACCGTGCTGGCCCCGGCCGCGGCGGCGCTGATGGTCGGCGCCGAACCGCTCGTGCGGTTGTGGCTGGGCCGCCCACTGCCCTGGGCCGGGGCGACCATCGTGATCCTCGCCCCCGCGTACGCGGCGAACCTGATCATGGGCGCCGCGACCGTCGTCGCCCGGGTCGAGGGCCGTCCGGGGCTGGAAACCGGGTACGTGCTGATGTCGGTCGGCCTGAACCTCGCGCTGACCGTGCCGCTGCTGATGCTGGCCGGCCCGCTCGGGGTGCCGGCCGCGACGTCGCTGTCCGTGGCCGTGGCCACCGGGTACTTCCTGCTGCACTTCCACCGCGCGACCCGGCGGCCGGTGCGCCCCGTGCTGCGGGTGCTCTGGCCGCCGGTCGCCGTCTCGGTCGCGGCCGGCGCCAGCACGGCCCTGCTCGCCGCGGTCCTGCCCCTGCCGGACGGGCCGGGGCGCCTGTCCGCGGCGCTCGCCGTCACCACCCGCGCCGGCCTGACCGTCGGGCTGGCCGTCGCGCTGCTCGTCTCCTGCGGGTATCTCCGCGCCGACGACCGGGCCCGGCTGCGGGCACTGGCCGGCCGGGCCCGCGTCGTCGCATCCACGGGAGCACACCGATGAGTTCCGGAACCCTTTCCACGACCTGCCTCAGTTGCGGCAGCGATCTACCCCACCGGGCCGAACTGGACGGCGTCGTGCACCGGTGCGACCGTTGCGGTTTCGGCTGGACCGTGTCGGATCCGGACACCGCGCCGGTGCGGTACGAGTCGGAGTACTTCACCGGCGGCGGCTACGAGGACTACTTCCAGCCGGCGCCCCGACGGTTCGAGGCCGCCCGGCGGCTGCGCTGGCTCTCCGGCCTGGTCCGGCCCTCGACGCTGGTGGAGGCGGGGTGCGCCGGCGGGTACTTCCTGGAGGCCGCGCGTGACGCCGGCTTCGCGGTGACCGGTGTGGAGCTGTCCCGGACGGCCGCGAACTTCGCCACCGAGCGGCTCGGGGTGCCGGTCCTGCAGGGCCGCTTCGAACAGGTGGCGGCGACGCTGCGTGCCGACGTGGTCTGCGCCTTCCACGTCCTGGAACACGTGGACGACCCGCGGCTGCTCCTGCAGACGGCGCGTCAGGTGCTGGCCCCCGGCGGATGGTTGGCACTGGAGGTGCCGAACATCGCCTCGGTGGCCGCCCAGCGGTTCGGGCGGCAGTGGCCCGGCCTGCAACCGGAGTACCACCGCTGGCACTTCACCCCGGAGTCGTTGACGAAGCTGCTGGTCGGCTCCGGCTTCGACGTCGTCCGGCGGGACACGGCGGTGTTCCGGTACTACATGCCGCTGCGCTACCGCCTCCGGCACGCGCGCCAGGTGCTGCCGCCCGACCTGATCAGCATGCGCTCGCCCCGGTTGACCCATCCGTGGCGAGCGGACCTGCTGCGGGTGATCGCCCGCAGACCGACGTCCGGACGGAGTGACCGATGAGCCACCGTGATGACGAAGCGCGCGGCCCGGTGCCGTCGGCACGGGTCGGCGGCGACCCGAGGACCGGCGACCCGACGACCGGCGCCCACCCGCGCCC is a genomic window containing:
- a CDS encoding glycosyltransferase; the encoded protein is MPIEIQSLAVLNTAAFLLCVYFCAYVLSILVLHLRTQRSTGGDHTRFDWHVVIPCRNESSVIAGTLHRLLRDLPEVTVWCVDDASEDGTGAILHSFAADPRVRIVSRRLPDAMQGKGAALNAAWQAIESRLPAQTDPERIIVGVLDADSYLDPRCRAALAGPRYFGSADVAAVQVEVRMMQCARPSTGLGRLSRLLVRLQDMEFRAPIAAMQSLRRRTASVAMGGNGQFTRASLLKQLAAAHGTPWHGALLEDFELGLHILLQGSRTEYCPETWVAQEALTRVRPLIRQRARWAQGSMQCARYLGAVLHSRRIGNSATLEIAHFLAAPWFQLIGTPIYLGCLAVLGWYVARTPDGLLGWWTAGGWG
- a CDS encoding NAD-dependent epimerase/dehydratase family protein — its product is MDMTSTQTGATAPATSAPNRVLVTGGAGFIGSNVVARLMLMGIHVKVLDDFSTGRVENLADAAYGGLSQSDVLKGDIRTAEAMEVIHDWEPDVVVHLAAQGSLPAAQESPLFDADVNIFGTINVIDACVRSGVRLFVHAASSAIYGSVPADSLPLRENRPLAVTTPYGISKAVGVCYLDWYRREHDLAYTALAFGNVYGPPPAGGGGGSGVVGRMLEALLDGRPPTIHGDGRQTRDFVHITDVADAVARACHHPGAGLLNIATGRQTSVNDVFRLLRSTVGVDIDAHHVPHPDPQEARRMALDGSKALAQLGWRPTLGVAEGIQLTAREARRRRGGATQRGHQPRQPQTAEPAPAAASAAR
- a CDS encoding sugar transferase; amino-acid sequence: MGRSPISVPADRRSAGTAGHEDCRPAGITRSGNARRTPGRQSGIPARHRAVVVEPAPGSATDRDRLDAEFDVVLRLPADTGGERLAAALRRLRPQLLLLKDSLESVDASTVAVCRQFGVEIFVLARPAYGLLPTPSLRRFGGLPWIRLRSGQGRRTGERVKRAIDLGIVALSAVLVLPLVASIAIAVSFTGPPFYRQRRVGAGGHHFHMIKFRTMRPGAERDSGPVLAQPGDARITRIGGFLRRTRLDELPQLWNVVRGEMSLVGPRPERPEFITGFRQLPHYDLRHLIRPGLTGLAQLTGGYAATVEEKLRCDLLYLNCRSLRMDLTLLALTALELVRGFPRG
- a CDS encoding lipopolysaccharide biosynthesis protein; amino-acid sequence: MASATGTDGGRLVRNTLSMLGARIVVALTGLVAMPVVYQHLGPAAFGVWVLLTGLFAIATLLDLGLGAALVREVAAVPTDTAPSRVIRRLLGLGLAWGLVLGTLVSGAFAVGWPWIAQLLRLGELTRDAWHATLWLLLGVVAGGVELPWRAVLEGVQRYGALALVTAVTAVVGAVLAIVAVRLGGGIVGLAASTAATGVIRALVLAGMAERWYRHLTPASAGWPGATCVGWADTGCGCRPPTGPPRSTWSWTGWCWAGSSGRPWPATSISAPGCSTCCGCRPAWACWCCFPRPSGGPPPRAGPGWTRST
- a CDS encoding bifunctional 2-polyprenyl-6-hydroxyphenol methylase/3-demethylubiquinol 3-O-methyltransferase UbiG, giving the protein MSSGTLSTTCLSCGSDLPHRAELDGVVHRCDRCGFGWTVSDPDTAPVRYESEYFTGGGYEDYFQPAPRRFEAARRLRWLSGLVRPSTLVEAGCAGGYFLEAARDAGFAVTGVELSRTAANFATERLGVPVLQGRFEQVAATLRADVVCAFHVLEHVDDPRLLLQTARQVLAPGGWLALEVPNIASVAAQRFGRQWPGLQPEYHRWHFTPESLTKLLVGSGFDVVRRDTAVFRYYMPLRYRLRHARQVLPPDLISMRSPRLTHPWRADLLRVIARRPTSGRSDR